Proteins found in one Nocardia brasiliensis ATCC 700358 genomic segment:
- a CDS encoding enoyl-CoA hydratase/isomerase family protein — translation METLTLSQTGRVVTARYADPPSNFVTAALIRDLDLLTRAVEADPSVGAVVLTGGVDGRFLGHAEPSALRDTSAMAPRLPAPLLQIGVRALDLVLRLPGADTAAERFGGAAGVGAVWAHRWRQTVLRMNRSGAVYLSAINGPALGGGFELALACDLRCAADDARIVLGNIEILAGLSTGGGASQRLARMLGTARTLDLLLDGATLTVRQALQAGLVEAVVPPAELLEYTCATAARLATRPRTAVRAVKHSVYFGASQPLSQGLRTEAAEFLGAASSATAHRRLTALVDDVAALGDTPFLARPQNWRDGTRVGRKYAVPDHGSASLPAPS, via the coding sequence ATGGAAACGTTGACACTGAGCCAGACCGGGCGGGTGGTCACCGCCCGCTACGCCGATCCGCCGTCGAACTTCGTCACCGCCGCCCTCATCCGCGATCTCGATCTGCTGACGAGGGCTGTGGAGGCCGATCCCTCGGTCGGAGCCGTCGTGTTGACCGGCGGAGTGGACGGCCGGTTCCTCGGGCACGCCGAACCGAGCGCACTGCGCGACACTTCCGCCATGGCGCCGCGGCTGCCCGCGCCCCTGCTGCAGATCGGCGTGCGCGCGCTGGATCTCGTCCTGCGGTTGCCCGGCGCCGACACCGCGGCCGAACGTTTCGGTGGCGCCGCGGGTGTCGGCGCGGTCTGGGCACACCGCTGGCGGCAGACCGTCCTGCGGATGAATCGCTCTGGTGCGGTGTATCTTTCGGCGATCAACGGCCCGGCGCTCGGCGGCGGCTTCGAGCTCGCGCTCGCCTGCGATCTGCGGTGCGCCGCCGACGACGCACGCATCGTCCTGGGCAATATCGAGATCCTGGCCGGGTTGTCCACCGGCGGTGGCGCGAGCCAGCGACTCGCTCGCATGCTCGGCACGGCGCGCACGCTGGATCTGCTGCTCGACGGCGCCACCCTGACTGTGCGGCAGGCACTGCAGGCAGGCCTCGTCGAGGCCGTGGTACCGCCGGCCGAACTGCTCGAATACACCTGCGCCACGGCGGCTCGGCTGGCGACCCGTCCCAGGACCGCGGTGCGCGCCGTCAAGCACAGCGTCTACTTCGGTGCGAGCCAACCACTTTCGCAGGGACTGCGCACCGAGGCCGCCGAATTCCTCGGCGCGGCATCGTCGGCCACCGCACACCGCCGCCTGACCGCACTCGTGGACGACGTCGCCGCGCTCGGCGACACACCGTTCCTGGCCCGGCCGCAGAACTGGCGCGACGGTACGCGGGTCGGTCGTAAATACGCTGTGCCCGATCACGGGTCTGCTTCGTTGCCCGCGCCGTCCTGA
- a CDS encoding MaoC/PaaZ C-terminal domain-containing protein, translating to MSSSTEQLSSKPRIGELYLRAFVGALPIPVLNARPRALPSTKLTLAGARIRRTELDTYRAACGLTDSGALPLTYLSVLANPVAMRLMVARDFPFALPGLVHLRNVIEQRRPLRGDELLDITVHAADLRDHRRGKVFDLISEVSIAGEPVWKQTATLLKPQKRPAGPRPDGRGDDAQAPSGAPLRVDQRTVNRYAAASGDYNPIHVSGIGARILGFPGPIAHGMWQAAAVLGSIPGEIPAACAYDVTFGKPMIVPGEARLAVERTNDGSGWYLSLRHAGKGFAHLTASLTPR from the coding sequence ATGAGTTCATCCACCGAGCAGCTGTCGAGTAAACCTCGGATCGGTGAGTTGTATCTGCGCGCCTTCGTCGGCGCACTGCCGATCCCGGTCCTCAATGCGCGGCCGCGGGCCCTGCCGAGCACGAAACTGACGCTGGCCGGCGCACGCATTCGTCGAACCGAACTCGACACGTATCGCGCAGCCTGCGGCCTCACCGACAGCGGCGCACTGCCGCTCACCTATCTGTCCGTCCTGGCCAATCCGGTCGCGATGCGACTGATGGTGGCCCGGGACTTCCCGTTCGCGCTGCCCGGTCTCGTCCACCTGCGCAACGTCATCGAGCAACGACGACCGCTGCGCGGCGACGAACTGCTGGACATCACCGTGCACGCGGCGGATCTGCGCGACCACCGGCGGGGCAAGGTCTTCGATCTGATCAGCGAGGTGTCCATCGCCGGAGAGCCGGTGTGGAAACAGACAGCGACGCTGTTGAAACCGCAGAAGCGTCCCGCTGGTCCCCGCCCGGACGGCAGGGGCGACGACGCGCAGGCACCGTCCGGCGCGCCGTTGCGCGTCGATCAGCGCACTGTCAACCGATACGCCGCCGCCTCCGGCGACTACAACCCGATACATGTCTCGGGAATCGGCGCCCGCATCCTCGGGTTCCCCGGTCCGATCGCGCACGGAATGTGGCAGGCAGCAGCCGTTCTCGGCTCGATACCGGGCGAGATCCCCGCCGCGTGCGCCTACGACGTCACCTTCGGCAAGCCGATGATCGTTCCGGGCGAAGCCCGCCTGGCCGTCGAACGCACGAACGACGGGTCCGGTTGGTACCTGTCACTGCGGCACGCGGGCAAGGGATTCGCGCATCTCACCGCGTCCCTCACCCCGCGATAG
- a CDS encoding type I polyketide synthase, translating to MAVDADQLVRALRTTMKENVRLRAEAAQRREPIAVVGMACRYPGGVRSPEQLWELVAAGRDAIGDFPDDRGWDLARLYDPDPDHKGTSYVRSGGFISGAADFDPRFFALSPREAIALDPQQRLLLEGTWELLEHAGLDPAALRGSRTGVFAATMYQDYTWLSAQHADALNGRWGLGMMGSVLSGRVAYTFGFHGPALTVDTACSSSLVATHLAMQSLRRGESDLAVAGGATVMATPSVILEFSRQRALAPDGRCKSFADNADGTGWSEGMGLLLLERLGDAQRNGHHIHAVLRGSAVNSDGASNGLTAPSGPAQERVIRAALADADLGPADVDAVEAHGTGTTLGDPIEANALLATYGRDHRADHPLWLGSLKSNIGHTQAAAGVGGLLKMIMALRHDTLPRTLHAEVPSSRVDWADGAVSLLRSHRPWRRDRADAPRRAGVSAFGASGTNAHVIVEEPPATQAVETAAAQPDPASPTVWLLSARTAGALTARAAQLSSWLDAHIAQRPVDLAHSLATTRAHLEYRAAIVGTGMAELRSALRVLAEQAAPKRMTYSDGIARGAGTKGGHRVAYVVGSDRAGWSRAVADLLGAAPVFAERFRACADALLRNGGADLLAVVTGAAGAPPADRDDVARQGLFALAVASAAVWQQYLPASVPVIDDNVCPAAGRLLAGDTTLEQAAREAVSNTVQPPGRRLAELVAAGYRTLVELGPRADGPSGVAEQVAEIDSARRATVLAGLAPFDRTGTYDIAGAVASAYACGAAVDWSRLIPPGRRIDLPTYPFQRSRFWLEPVAEPPPPPQAPAGGGHTLTALLRRADAAGDLLGGVEMLVSASRYRHTFDSATRGAHPGSAMLLSEGATPVVVCVPSFLAGSGPHQFIRLTTEFTTRPRAFAVRLPGFGGACPQPDSWQAALESLADTIMTACGDLPFVLLGHSIGGVLAHSLTDHLDRAGRPPAGLVLIDTFDPSPAHRQETFRWAMRHIMSLDPGGVVLGDDNLLAMANYLRLFDEWHPAQITVPVLALSATGTAAAAPQWQIGGTHVQVAADHFSILDAHAAEAARAIEPWLRTIAG from the coding sequence ATGGCCGTTGACGCCGATCAGCTGGTGCGTGCGTTGCGCACGACGATGAAGGAAAACGTGCGGTTGCGCGCGGAGGCGGCACAGCGCCGCGAGCCGATCGCGGTCGTCGGCATGGCATGTCGGTATCCGGGTGGTGTTCGTTCGCCGGAGCAGTTGTGGGAGTTGGTCGCGGCGGGCCGCGACGCGATCGGCGACTTTCCCGACGATCGCGGCTGGGACCTGGCCCGGCTCTATGACCCGGACCCCGACCACAAGGGCACCTCTTATGTCCGTTCCGGCGGATTCATTTCGGGTGCGGCCGATTTCGACCCGAGGTTCTTCGCGTTGAGCCCACGGGAAGCGATCGCGCTGGATCCACAGCAGCGGTTGCTGCTGGAGGGGACCTGGGAGTTGCTGGAACACGCGGGCCTCGACCCCGCTGCCCTGCGCGGCAGCCGGACCGGTGTGTTCGCCGCCACGATGTATCAGGACTACACGTGGCTGTCCGCCCAGCACGCGGATGCCCTCAACGGCCGTTGGGGACTCGGCATGATGGGCAGCGTGCTGTCGGGCCGAGTGGCGTACACCTTCGGTTTCCACGGGCCCGCGCTCACGGTGGATACGGCTTGTTCCTCGTCATTGGTGGCGACGCATTTGGCGATGCAGTCGCTGCGGCGGGGCGAGAGCGATCTCGCGGTCGCGGGTGGTGCGACCGTGATGGCCACCCCGTCGGTCATCCTCGAGTTCAGCAGGCAGCGCGCACTCGCACCGGATGGCCGGTGTAAATCCTTCGCGGACAACGCCGATGGCACCGGCTGGTCGGAGGGTATGGGTCTGCTGCTGTTGGAACGGCTCGGGGACGCGCAGCGCAACGGCCATCACATTCATGCCGTGCTCCGCGGGTCGGCGGTGAATTCCGACGGCGCCAGCAACGGCCTGACCGCGCCGAGCGGTCCCGCCCAGGAGCGCGTCATCCGCGCCGCACTCGCCGACGCGGATCTCGGCCCGGCCGATGTCGACGCGGTGGAGGCGCACGGCACCGGCACCACGCTCGGTGACCCGATCGAAGCGAACGCGCTGCTCGCGACCTACGGGCGCGATCACCGCGCGGATCATCCGCTGTGGCTCGGTTCGCTGAAGTCGAACATCGGTCACACTCAGGCGGCGGCGGGGGTGGGCGGACTGCTCAAGATGATCATGGCCCTGCGGCACGACACGCTGCCGCGGACGTTGCACGCGGAGGTGCCGTCCAGCCGGGTGGATTGGGCCGACGGGGCCGTCTCGCTGCTGCGCAGTCATCGGCCGTGGCGTCGAGACCGTGCCGATGCGCCGCGCCGCGCCGGGGTCTCCGCGTTCGGCGCCAGTGGTACCAACGCCCACGTCATAGTGGAGGAACCGCCCGCCACGCAGGCAGTGGAAACCGCTGCCGCGCAGCCGGATCCCGCGTCGCCGACCGTATGGTTGTTGTCGGCGCGGACCGCGGGCGCGCTCACGGCGCGGGCAGCGCAGCTGAGTTCGTGGCTCGACGCCCATATCGCGCAACGGCCCGTCGACCTCGCTCACAGTCTGGCCACCACCCGGGCACATCTCGAGTACCGCGCCGCCATCGTCGGTACCGGCATGGCCGAATTGCGCTCGGCCCTGCGCGTACTCGCGGAACAGGCCGCACCGAAACGGATGACGTACAGCGATGGCATCGCCCGCGGTGCCGGGACGAAGGGGGGACATCGGGTCGCCTACGTCGTCGGGTCCGACCGTGCCGGGTGGTCTCGCGCCGTAGCGGACCTTCTCGGTGCCGCACCGGTTTTCGCTGAGCGGTTCCGGGCCTGTGCCGATGCGCTGCTCCGCAACGGCGGCGCAGACCTGCTCGCGGTGGTGACCGGGGCGGCAGGTGCGCCACCGGCCGACCGGGACGATGTCGCACGGCAGGGATTGTTCGCGCTCGCGGTGGCATCCGCGGCGGTGTGGCAGCAGTATCTGCCGGCGTCGGTACCCGTGATAGACGACAACGTCTGTCCCGCGGCCGGCCGGTTGCTGGCGGGCGATACCACGCTGGAACAGGCTGCGCGGGAGGCTGTCTCGAACACGGTGCAGCCGCCGGGCCGACGACTCGCCGAATTGGTGGCGGCCGGTTATCGCACCCTCGTCGAACTCGGTCCCCGAGCGGACGGACCGAGCGGCGTTGCCGAGCAGGTCGCCGAAATCGACAGTGCGAGAAGGGCGACCGTGCTGGCGGGTTTGGCGCCGTTCGACCGCACCGGCACCTACGATATCGCCGGTGCCGTTGCTTCGGCCTACGCCTGCGGTGCTGCTGTGGACTGGTCGCGCCTGATCCCGCCCGGTCGCCGGATCGATTTGCCTACCTATCCCTTTCAACGCAGCCGGTTCTGGCTGGAACCGGTCGCCGAACCCCCGCCGCCCCCGCAGGCCCCCGCCGGGGGTGGTCATACGCTCACGGCTCTCCTGCGCCGGGCCGACGCGGCGGGCGATCTCCTCGGCGGAGTCGAGATGCTCGTCTCGGCTTCCCGCTATCGGCACACTTTCGATTCGGCGACGCGCGGCGCGCATCCGGGATCGGCCATGCTGCTGTCCGAGGGAGCTACGCCCGTCGTGGTCTGTGTCCCGTCCTTCCTGGCGGGCTCGGGTCCGCACCAATTCATCCGTCTGACCACCGAGTTCACCACTCGGCCGCGCGCTTTCGCGGTGCGGCTGCCGGGGTTCGGCGGTGCCTGCCCGCAGCCGGACTCCTGGCAGGCGGCACTCGAATCCCTCGCCGACACCATCATGACGGCCTGCGGCGACCTGCCTTTCGTGCTGCTCGGTCATTCGATCGGCGGGGTTCTCGCGCACTCGTTGACCGACCACCTCGACCGCGCGGGCCGCCCGCCGGCCGGGCTCGTGCTGATCGACACCTTCGACCCCTCTCCCGCGCATCGGCAGGAGACCTTCCGCTGGGCGATGCGGCACATCATGAGCCTCGATCCGGGCGGCGTCGTACTCGGTGACGACAATCTGCTGGCGATGGCGAACTATCTGCGGTTGTTCGACGAATGGCACCCCGCGCAGATCACTGTTCCGGTCTTGGCGTTGTCGGCGACCGGCACCGCTGCTGCCGCGCCACAGTGGCAGATCGGCGGGACGCACGTGCAGGTGGCCGCCGATCACTTCTCCATCCTGGACGCGCACGCCGCCGAGGCCGCGCGCGCCATCGAGCCGTGGTTGCGGACTATCGCGGGGTGA